A genomic region of Raphanus sativus cultivar WK10039 chromosome 6, ASM80110v3, whole genome shotgun sequence contains the following coding sequences:
- the LOC108829587 gene encoding abscisic acid receptor PYL6-like produces the protein MPTSLQFQRSSSAAETANTTISTYHHNHHKQVQKVSLTRGMADVPDHVEIFHTHVVGSSQCFSVVVQDVDASASAVWSILSRFEHPQAYKHFVRSCHVAVGDGREVGSVREIRVVSGLPASFSLERLEIMDDDRHVISFSVVGGDHRLQNYRSVTTVHECSSSENDSKRARVVESYVVDVPAGNDKEETCSFADTIVRCNLQSLAKLAENLPKLS, from the coding sequence atgccaACGTCGCTACAGTTTCAAAGATCTTCCTCCGCCGCAGAAACAGCCAACACCACCATCAGCACCTATCACCACAACCACCACAAACAGGTTCAGAAAGTGAGCCTCACGCGAGGGATGGCTGACGTGCCGGATCACGTTGAGATTTTCCACACCCACGTGGTTGGTTCCTCTCAGTGCTTCTCCGTCGTGGTGCAAGACGTGGACGCTTCGGCTTCCGCCGTGTGGTCGATCCTCAGCCGCTTCGAACACCCTCAAGCGTACAAACACTTCGTTAGGAGTTGTCACGTGGCTGTTGGAGACGGCCGAGAGGTTGGGTCGGTGAGAGAGATCCGAGTTGTCTCCGGTCTCCCCGCCTCGTTCAGCTTAGAGAGACTCGAGATCATGGACGACGATCGCCACGTCATCAGCTTCAGCGTCGTGGGTGGGGACCACAGGCTTCAGAACTACAGGTCGGTTACGACGGTGCACGAGTGTTCGTCGTCGGAGAACGATAGTAAGAGGGCACGTGTTGTGGAGTCATACGTCGTTGACGTACCGGCAGGTAACGATAAGGAAGAGACTTGCAGCTTCGCAGATACTATCGTACGTTGCAACTTGCAATCGCTGGCTAAACTCGCCGAGAACCTACCTAAGTTATCATAG
- the LOC108829584 gene encoding laccase-5, translating to MKIIKSFLCFISLAVLFHPMAESNKAHHHEFIIQATKVKRLCETHNSITVNGMFPGPQLVINNGDTLIVKVINRARYNVTIHWHGVRQMRTGWADGPEFVTQCPIRPGSSYTYRFTIQGQEGTLWWHAHSSWLRATVYGSLLVLPPAGSSYPFPTPQRNVPLLLGEWWDANPVDVLRESIRTGGAPKISDAYTINGQPGDLYKCSSQDTTVVPINVGETILLRVINSALNQPLFFTVANHKLTVVGADASYLKPFTTNVIVLGPGQTTDVLITGDQPPNRYYMAARAYQSAQNALFGNTTTTAILQYKSAPCCIGGAKKGISVKPIMPQLPAYNDTNTVTRFSQSFRSLRKAEVPTELDENLFITIGLGLNNCPKNFRSRRCQGPKGTRFTASMNNVSFALPSNYSLLQAHHHNIPGVFTTDFPAKPPVKFDYTGSNISRSLYQPDRGTKLYKLKYGSRVQIVLQDTGIVTPENHPIHLHGYDVYIVAEGFGNFNPKKDTAKFNLEDPPLRNTVGVPVNGWAVIRFVADNPGVWIMHCHLDAHISWGLAMAFLVENGKGLLETMEEPPADLPVC from the exons ATGAAGATCATCAAGAGCTTCCTCTGTTTCATCTCTCTCGCAGTCCTCTTCCATCCCATGGCAGAATCCAATAAAGCACACCACCACGAGTTCATC ATACAAGCAACGAAAGTGAAGAGACTATGTGAAACACACAACAGCATTACAGTCAACGGAATGTTCCCCGGTCCACAACTTGTAATCAATAACGGTGACACTCTCATTGTCAAAGTCATTAACCGGGCCCGGTACAACGTAACGATCCACTg GCACGGTGTTAGACAAATGCGAACCGGTTGGGCCGACGGACCGGAATTTGTTACTCAATGTCCAATCAGACCGGGATCAAGCTACACGTACCGGTTTACAATTCAAGGACAAGAAGGTACACTTTGGTGGCATGCTCATAGTTCGTGGCTCAGAGCTACGGTCTACGGTTCACTCCTCGTCCTTCCTCCGGCTGGTTCGTCTTACCCATTCCCAACCCCTCAACGCAACGTCCCACTCCTTCTCG GCGAATGGTGGGACGCAAACCCGGTTGATGTGTTGAGAGAATCGATACGAACAGGAGGTGCTCCAAAAATCTCCGACGCTTACACCATCAATGGTCAACCCGGGGATCTCTATAAATGCTCTTCTCAAG ATACGACAGTAGTACCCATAAATGTTGGTGAGACCATACTACTACGTGTAATAAACTCCGCACTGAACCAACCGCTGTTTTTCACGGTGGCTAACCACAAGCTCACGGTGGTCGGAGCTGACGCGTCTTACCTAAAACCCTTCACCACCAACGTCATAGTTCTCGGTCCCGGTCAAACCACCGATGTCCTCATAACCGGTGACCAACCACCAAACCGCTATTACATGGCCGCAAGAGCTTACCAAAGCGCACAAAACGCACTGTTTGGCAACACAACCACAACCGCAATCCTCCAATACAAATCCGCCCCTTGCTGCATCGGCGGAGCCAAGAAGGGTATTTCCGTCAAACCAATCATGCCTCAACTCCCTGCCTACAACGACACAAACACAGTCACACGTTTCAGCCAAAGCTTCAGATCACTAAGAAAAGCCGAGGTTCCGACAGAACTCGACGAGAATCTCTTTATAACCATCGGACTCGGTCTCAACAACTGTCCTAAGAATTTTAGGTCAAGAAGATGTCAAGGTCCTAAAGGCACACGCTTCACTGCATCTATGAACAATGTTTCttttgctcttccaagtaactaCTCTCTCCTTCAAGCACACCACCATAATATTCCAGGAGTCTTTACTACCGATTTTCCGGCGAAGCCTCCGGTGAAATTCGACTACACAGGTAGCAACATAAGTCGGTCTCTGTATCAACCTGATAGAGGGACCAAGCTATACAAGCTCAAGTATGGGTCAAGGGTTCAGATTGTTCTTCAAGATACTGGTATAGTAACTCCCGAGAACCATCCTATTCATCTACATGGTTACGATGTCTACATTGTCGCCGAGGGTTTCGGTAACTTCAATCCCAAGAAAGACACAGCTAAATTCAATCTTGAAGATCCGCCTCTTAGAAACACCGTTGGTGTACCTGTTAATGGTTGGGCTGTCATCAGATTTGTCGCAGATAACCCTG GGGTTTGGATAATGCATTGTCATCTAGATGCACATATATCATGGGGACTAGCCATGGCATTCTTGGTTGAGAACGGGAAAGGACTATTAGAGACGATGGAGGAGCCTCCGGCTGATTTGCCCGTGTGTTAG